GTGCCAGGGATCCTGTGTGCATGGCACTCATGTTGGTAGCACATCACAAACCCAGGTCAGACTGAAGCCTGAGGTTTAAGTTGATGGTGCCCCAGGAAGGACTACAGGGTGTATCTTGCTTCCAACCAAGGGGAAAGTGAAACTCCCACTAACTCCAGTGGGGGCAGTATCGGGCacttatttgcttttttaaaacgtCTATGGTACCTGCCCATTGCTGTAGTATCAGGGTGCACGGTCATCGGCCAACAGCAGAGTCGTCCCCCTACAGCCCCAGGGCCAGACACGTGATTCCAAAAGGGTCAGGGGGCCAGAGTCAGCACTTTGGGGCAGACTCTCTGATCCATACCACGCAGCCAGCATTGAGAGCAGAAACACCCGCCAGACCTGCTGGAGATTCCCCTCCTTTGAGGGAGGGAAGTCTCCAGTGGGCATAGAGCCAGTATGTTCCCACATCACCGTTCCCACAGTCCTGGGTGCAGGTGGCACGTTGGGATTTAGAGGGGCACATCAGAAGTGGAAGGGGCAGTGGCTGTTGCAGGCTATGCTCCAACTGTCCGCAGCAGGAGTGGGGTCCCCACCGAGTGCGGGTTAGGGTAAcccccaggctgctctgcctggggcagggcagagaactGCTGGTTGCTCTCACCTCTCCTAGCAACTGTGTGGGGCTCAgctccctctaagctgcgcagctGCCTATACAGCGTCCTGCAGGTGCTcaggctgcggcagggagagattcctctcccccagccccagacctgccgcGGCCAGGGGAGAAGCACCCCTCCCCTGGTCCCAACCCAGCCCTGCTGCAATGGGAGGAGAGGCACCaaacccagcctggccctgccccacagccccagccccagaaatgcagcagggagagagagctagCAGGAGTCCTCTCCCCTGCCatagccccggggcagcctgcaccccaaatccttcatccctggccccaccccagagcccgccccccccccagccggagccctcacccgtcccgcacaccaaccctctgccccagccctgagccccctcccacactccaaaccccttggccccacccccacatgaattttgttgtgggcaccaatatggaggtgatgtgtcaacAGGATCATGTcatacatcacctccatattggtgcccataacaaaattcattccgcacatgtgtggtaaaaattagagggaacactggtgtgGGAGCAGGGAGCCATCTGGTGCCCAAGGCTGCCCTAGGCTCAGGCAGAGCCAGtcaaggccctgccctgcccagttctccctggggctcccagcagagaagcaGTTGACTGAGCAACTGGAGCTACTCTCTTCCCTCCACCTCAGTACAGCAGGCAGCCGaggggggagggtgggcagggtctgctgagcagctgcagcagggaaggggcagcaggtTCTCAGAGTGCCCCTGAGGCTTCACGAGAAGCAATGAACCCAATCTCCTCCCCATAGCGATGGGgattgaacccattgcctcttatcctgccctctgtggcaagagagaacaacttttctccatcttttttatggctgcctttcaaatatttgaagactgctatcgtgtccccccttaatctccatttttccaaactaaacataccctgTCCCTTCAGAACTTTGCTCACATGCCcggcattccatccctttgatcatctttgttgctcgcctctggatcctccCCAGTTTCTCTACATCACATTGGTGACCAAAGTTGGACAGTCCTCTAGCTGAGActtaaccagcactgagtagtaCTCTATCATCTCCCGTGACCTGCTCTGTTAAAGCAACCtaaacttgcatttgctttttttgcaacagcattgcgtTGCTGActatgttgaggttgtgatccaccaccgctcccagatccttctcagcattgctgctgccaagccagttttcccaCTTTCTGTATaggtgcatttggtttttcttccttaaGTTAGCACCTgacatttgtctttgctgaatttcattgtgttgtctatagcccatttctccaatttatcaagatccctctgaattgtAGCTCTATCCCCttgctttgtgtcatctgccaatttGATCAGGATGCTCTCTAgacctacatccaggtcattaataaagatgttaaacaccgGATCTagaacagacccctgtgggacccacttgagacctccctccaatttGACATCATCCCATTAATAGTTAATCTTTGTTTGTGGTtctttaaccaattatgtatccacttaatggtagttctgccaaACCCGCATTACTCCAGCTTacctatcagaatgtcatgtgggattgtatcaaaagccttgctgaagtccatgTACATAAATTATGTCCACCGCATTCCTCCTATCCCCCAAACCAGGGGTCTGGCTGTTTGACCAGGTAGTAAGTTACCAGGATGGCTCCCATCCACCTCCTCCCACTTATGTGTAGCCAGGAGATTCTGACAACTTCATCTGGATGAGGATTTTGCAATTGCCATCTATGCCTTTGTCACCCCAAGACTAAACTGCTGCAGTGTGCTATATATTTTAAATCCACCTGGAAACCGAATATGACATAGAAGTCGACCACCTGTTTGTGAAGTATCTCACTATGGGATCTGCCTCTGTGAGACACCCGTCTTCTCTCCCGGAGATATTCTGCCACAGGGACTGTCAGCAGAGGGGCTTGAGCTAGAGTCTCCTAGAGATAAACGAGAGGGATTTGCTGACAGGGCATTCTCCATGAGGGGCTGACACACAGAGGTGGCTCACTGCTCTATGGCAGCAACAcctgtcaggcctgacatacacACTACACCTAACATACTGTTGCTATGATATACACCCCAAATGATACAATGTAATATACCACCGGAAAACTCacaactcactgatcattaatattagtGTGTGGTGTATCTACAGGAAACATGCAAAATTACAAATGTGCTGAAACTATGTTCTTATGGCGGGCAGGCAGGACATAGGGTATCCCaacctagacaaaggaatgtggttctgccAGCTTTACAGTGTCTCCAAGGTtaacctcagaggttaacaatttttcttcctcccccttgtaacaaccttttacatacttgaaaactgtgatcatgtcccctctcagtcttctcttctccagactaaacaaacccaattttttcaatcttccctcataggacatgttttctagacctttaatcatttttgttgctcttctctggactttctccaatttgtccacatacttcctgaaatgtggcacccagaaccggacacaatactccacttgaggcctaatcagagtggagtagagtggaagaattacttcttgtgtcttgcttacaacactcctgctaatacattccagactgatattcactttttttgcaagagcgttacactgttgactcatatttagcttgtggtccactctgacccccagatcccttactgcagtacttcttcctaggcagtcattttctaCTTTGTATGTGTGCCACTGATTGGTCCTTcctggagtactttgcatttgtccatattgaatttcatcctatttacttcagaccatttctccagtttgtccagatcatttggaattttaatcctatcctccaaagcacttggaaccccctcctcccccaagcttggtatcgtccacaaactttataagtttcagagtagcagccgtgttagtctgtattcgcaaaaagaaaaggagtacttgtggcaccttggagactaacaaatttatttgagcataagcatccaatgaagtgagctgtagcccacgaaagcttatgctcaaataaatttgttagtctctaaggtgccacaagtactcctgttctttttgcaaactttgtaagtgtattttctattccattatctaaatcattgatgaagatattgaacagaaccggacccaaaaCTGatacctgcaggaccccactcgttatgcccttccagcatgattgtgaaccactgataactagtctctgggaacggttttccaaccagttttgcacccaccttatagcagctccatctagattgcattTATTTATGAGAGATTTATAATAGATGCTTTTTTATTTATAACAGATGCTTTTATCTTTTTGTCCCTctacaaaatgaaataaataaacctAGAGTTAAGTTTGGTAGGTGACAAAGCCATTACAAACCCCCTTACCAGGAAGCCCACGGCTAAGAAAGCGTAAGTATTAAAGTATAGAAATGATAAGTGAAGTTAAGGTAGGTGATGGCCGGACAAAGCTTTGTGACAGGGGCATTAAGGCAGAGAGCACATATCAGCAACTTGAAGGCAAAACTCCTTACAGAAATGTTGCAGTTAGTGTAAAGAACAGCAATGTAATGCTCCGCCCCAGTCTGCCCTGACCTATCTATCGCTTTTGACACAGTTGGCTGGGGCCCGGTATTTGTACCGGTCGCGTGGGCCCCTTCTGAGGACCCTAAACACCACCTTGACcctgcctctctccactgtgtaacaACAGAGctaacgacaggtttcagagtagcagccgtgttagtctgtatccgtaaaaagaacaggaggacttgtggcaccttagagactaacacatttattagagcatcagctttcgtgagctgcatccgatcaagctgtagcccatgaaagctgatgctctaataaatttgttggtctctaaggtgccacaagtcctcctgttcttttaacagaGCTAATTTAGCCTCAAGTAAGGGTCTCGTTACACGCGGCAGGGCTGCAATCGCTGATACCGAGGTCTAAGCAGTAGGAAAAAACCTACAGACTCCTCTTCTGAACCCTTGTCCTGCCTTGGCTTGTGACCGTCCTCCCTGGCTCCCCCCCGCCTCCGCAGTCGGTCCTTCAGCGCGTCCCTGGGCGGATCCTCGCCAGCCTCCCGCCAGGGCTGCCTCCTTGGTCCGCTCCCCACCCAGCGGCCCTGCCGGGAGGACACTCAACCGCCCACCCGCTCCGGCGCCGGTCGCTCCGCCGGACTCGCGGCCCTGCCTCTGCGCCCGGAGCTGTGTCCGCCGGGCTCCCCCGCGCTACCACCCCGCAGACGCGCCGGGACCCACCTGAGCGGCCGGCAGCGCGCTCCTTCCGCTTCCGGTGACGGCATCAGCGTGCGCCGCCGAGGCGCCGGAAGTCAGGGACCGACGGCGGCCGCTGCGTGGGAGCCGCGGCCGGCCTGTCCCCGGGCCGGGCTGTGCGCTGACCCGGGCCCAGGCTGCGGGGGCTGGTGCCGGCTGTGGCCGGGCCGAGCCGCGGCGCGATGCTGTTCTCGCTGCGGGAGCTGGTCCAGTGGCTGGGCTTTGCCACCTTCGAAATCTTCCTGCAcgtcctggctctgctggtctTCTCCGTCCTGCTCGTGCTGAAGGTGGATAACGGCGGCGCGGAGCTGTCCTGGTGGAAAGTTTTCATCCCGTTCTTCGCTGCCGACGGCCTGAGCACGTACTTCACCACCATCGTCTCCGTGCGGCTCTTCCAGGACGGGGAGAAGCGCCTGGCGGTCCTTCGCCTCTTCTGGATCCTCACCATCCTGAGCCTCAAGTTCGTCTTTGAAATGCTCTTATGTCAGAAACTCGTAGAGCAGACCAGGGAGCTCTGGTATGGACTCATTATGTCCCCCATCTTCATCCTGCTCCAGCTCCTCATGATCCGAGCCTGCAGAGTAAACTGAAGAACCGGGGCACTGAGGATTTGTACCTACTACCCCAGCACTGAAGTATTAACCCCAACCGAAGAGTTAATCGAGCTTTGCGGCTTAGTTTTTGGCAACTTTGTAGTAATTCTCTTTGGCCATGTAAATCTGAGGTGTGAGAAGAAGCTTTTGTACTTCATTAAATTATTACATAATATTGGCCCTgtgtttccccaaaatatatatttatgttgTGTCATTCATCTAAGGTGCATGTCACACCTTGGTGTTAATGTTAAAATGTCACttgttttgtaataaaaatgtatagATGATATTTAGTGGTCTCATTTATAAGCTCTCTTCTTTAGAAAGCCAGTATTTGTAACCATTGCCTGGGAATGTGTGTAACTCTAGGGCTGACTATGTCTTGACCAAgcaatttggaccttgacaaaaaataattgactacccctgctctgGGTTAGTtaaatctgccacagacttgACAGCCGAAAAGCATATGCAGCTGTTGGTGTACCAGTCCCACACGATTAGTTTGTGAAAACCTGTGCTCCAACATGTATGCAGGGTTCATGACCTCAgacaggaaaaaaacccagtcTTTATAGAACAAGAACTGAAGCAGTTTGACAGGGGTGTTTTCTGTGCAGATCAGTGTGTTGAATATACAAGAATAAGAAACTCCCAGTACAGAAGAGACTCTGAATAGCCAAATAGCCTGATGTTCTGAAGTGTGGGTTCATCCCTTACTCTGCTTTGAGAGTCTCATAATTGCAGCCAACGGGAATATTTCCCCCATTTCATAGCTACTTCAGTGCCTAGGGTCAGTGGACTATAAAGTAACTGGctgttttcctgtttgctgggAATTTGAGATAGCCCTCTACCATTATTTTTAGTGTCATTCATTCTGCGTACTCCATTTCTGTTTGGAGGATGGATCATGTTCTGCTCAGCTGTTGTGGTGCCTCTCAACTGATGTTTGATACTGCACTTTCTTACTGCTTAGTAACTGTTCCTGTGTGCAACTGTGGATATGTCACTCTTCATATTTGGGAATATAAACTTTGTTTGCATGttcccaaaattttaaaaatgtggtctATGTTAATTTCCTTTGATTTTGGAGGGGTTCTgcttccctgcctctcccccactgTGCTCTTTCAAACGGGGTGAGTGAAGGATACAGGATCTTAAGTTTTGTTGCAACTCCaattcttattttctttgttttaaagtatttattctgttcctctccctccaacctttttttttttttttaaactggttccAGGTGCATCTAATACAGGAGGCTGTGCAGCTGTGTATATTCCAGTAGTGTTTTTCAAGGCAGCAACATGCA
This region of Natator depressus isolate rNatDep1 chromosome 16, rNatDep2.hap1, whole genome shotgun sequence genomic DNA includes:
- the TMEM203 gene encoding transmembrane protein 203, coding for MLFSLRELVQWLGFATFEIFLHVLALLVFSVLLVLKVDNGGAELSWWKVFIPFFAADGLSTYFTTIVSVRLFQDGEKRLAVLRLFWILTILSLKFVFEMLLCQKLVEQTRELWYGLIMSPIFILLQLLMIRACRVN